The Miscanthus floridulus cultivar M001 chromosome 6, ASM1932011v1, whole genome shotgun sequence genomic interval TCGTTGCCGGAGGCGAGACCGCGAGGGAGGCCTCTGAGTGTGGGTccgcacatgggaggttgcgcaATTGAGACAGGGCCACGTGTGACATTTGCTACAGGCAAGTTGCTTGGGCCGGTCCGCAAACCCAGCAATCAAGCGTCCGGGCGACGGACGCCTTGACTGCAGCATTACCGTTCAAAAAAGGGCTTTGGAGAACTGAAAGGTGCAAATTAGAGTAAAATTTCAGATCGGCCACCCGAAGGATTAGTTCTAGTTGGATGTATATGGCACATGTCTCACGTTTCAGTTGTACAGTTAGTCGAACTAGGTACATCATTCTTCCACATGATTTCTTGACATTTCATCACGTCATCTCATTAAGATGTAAATCCTTTGCAAATGGCTGGTAAATTATGGAATTGTTTTATAAGTAAAGCATCAGATACGGTCATACGGACAGTGCCAACAGTAAATGAAAGGAATTTATGTCCAAAAGATCAATTGTTTAGAGTTTACAGGGTAACTGTTTTACAAAAGGAAGGCATCAGTTCAGAACGGCTAACAGAGGAACTGTCATAGTGAATTGAATTAAATTATTAAAATCCATAAATACCCACGCCGGACACGCCTTAGCTAAGCATACTAGAATCACATGAAGAAAAGTTATTTTAGTATCAACCCGTTAAATTCCATATCCTGTGGGATTACATAGACAACAAAATTGTCTTATATGTCGGTTACCTATTAATAATGAAATACTAACAGAGATAAGGAAGGGAGTGCAAGAACCTCACTTGATTTTTCAAGGCGTAGAGTGTGGCAATGCACATAAGCACATTCTACACAGGCACTGTGGCAGGTTCAGACTTCAGAAACTGAGCAGAGAACAACCTACAGAAACCTAAGTCGGATGAATCAtatgaaagaaagaaaaaaaaaacacgtaccttgatgttgtggaacctTGCCTACATCCATCAGTGAAAGGCCTCAAGTCCAAATAACTTAGCATACATGACTATTTTATGGTCTTTCGGGAAGAAGGAAATTTGGAGCAGATTAGAGAAACTAAGAATAGAACACGCGCTGGCAAGTGGTAGCAGCCGGTAATATAGATGTTACTCTCTGTCAAATGCGGCAAAGAAAAACTAATCTGGCTCAGGCCAACCATTAAATCAGATAACAATCTGAATAAGCACAGTAGAGTGAACACAAGTGGCAATAGAAGAACGATAATCACGCTGAGTAAGTAGGCCCCACATCACAGTCCTGCTAGCAACTGCACAAGATTTTAttcttaaattatttttttatgaaCATTATCGTTCCTGCCCATTCCACCGCCACAGAAGCTCATCAAGCATCGGACGGCCTGTACTTGTAGACGTGGAAGCTGGCATGTGGGGCCACGGCGTCGAGGAAGATCCTGGTCGTCGCCTCCTGGGCCACCGCCGCCTGCTCCTTCTCCACGAGCGCCGCCGCGACCACGTCCCCGGCGGGGCTGCCTCCGGCCGCCACCATGGCAATGATGGCCGCCTGGACGGGGCCCAGCGTCGGGTTGTAGGCGGCGGACTCCAGGCAGCCACCGGCGTAGATCCTGCCGTCGCCGTCCGCCACCGCGAAGCCCGACGGACACTGGCTGTACGGCGCGTGCGCCGCCCGCGCGGCCGCCTCCGCGGCCTCCTTCAGGCGCGCGTCCAGGTCGCCGGGGGCGAAGCCATTGGCGACCGAGGTGACGACGGGATCGCCCAGGGCGTTGTCGTGCGCCTCGAGGACGAGGGGCACATTCTCGTCGAGGAGATCGTGGGGCCCGAAGGGGCGGAGGAGGAGGGACGCCACCGTGCGCCACTCGGGCGCGCAGCCCTGCTCGGCGTCGCTGGTCACGAGGATCTGGATGCCCGCCGCGCCGCGGATCTCCTGGAGGAACTGGCGGCAGTGGCCGCAGGGCATGTGGGAGACGGCGACGGCGCGCAGCGCGGACtcccccgcggcggcggcgttggccaCGAGGAACTGCTCCGCGTGGACGGAGTGGCACAGCGGGAGGCCGCGGAACTCGAGGTTGACGCCGGCGTAGACGCGGCCGCTGGCGCCCAGCCCCACGGCGCCCACTTGGAAGTGCGAGATCGGGACGCGCGCGCGCTTCCTCGCGGACGGGACCAGAAGCGGCAGCAGGTCCTGGACGGTCGCCACGCCGGCGGCCGCCGCCTTGCGCTCGGCCTCCTCTGCGCTCATGACGAACCCCGTCAGCTCCAGCGCCGTGGCCGCGGCCTCCGGCTTTGGCGCCGCCTGCTCCTCCCTCATTGCTCAGATCCAACTCTAACTAGGCTGGCTACTAGTATATGATTCGCTGCTCCTAATCGCGTTAGTCTCCTCACTAGGAAGAAGGAAGCGCTTGGGTGTTTCCTTGAAGCTTGGAGGGGAGGGGGGGCAGGAACCAGGACCCAGGAccaggagggagggaggagaagaGAGAGGGGGGCCTCTACTGGCTGTGGTGCGGGGCTATTTATAAATGGAGTACGCTACGGGGACGCAGCAAGTGTCTCAGTTATTTCATTTTTGGATGGGTTttcattttcttctccttttttctttAGTGTTTTTTGGAAACGAAAATGGTCACCGCAAAATTGCATTCGACGTGTCACATTGCAATCTGAAAACTTTGCCACGTTATGATATATGGTATAGAGTGTCTGGTGTGAGTTGGAAAATCTGAGACGGAACACAACATGCcaccattttttttttgtttagatCTGAAGCCACCCATTTCTGAATTCTGACACAGCAACGAGATATATTACTAGACATATACTATACGTTAGAAGTTTTCTTAACTACTGAGCAGATTATCCTTACTGGCCAGATTTGACCAATAATGATGTGTTATCCTACGATCCAAATGATGGTCCACCCGCTACTTGTGACCCACGAGAAATGCACGGCTCTACTTCACGGCGTCGCTTTCGCGTCTCTTTCCTTGCGAATGAATGAATGTGCGGCTCTCGGGAGTGTGGATGGATGTTGATGGAGCGGTTTGGCGCGTCGTAGGAGCATTTATCATTGAGCTGAACGATCGATCGAGCCGGTAGTCTCAATTATGCACTTGTTAATGGTGTTTATTGGTGCCGTTCGGTTGCCTACCTCGTGTGCTTCACGTTCCGGTAATTAAAACTTATCAGCCTGCCTTATCAACTGTGgtgtagtgtttttctctcacaataaaacagcttcagctGTCTTATCATCCGCACAGCCGAACAGCTTGTAGATTAGATTTCTTTAGATGGTGTtcggatccggtgactaaaatttaggaggtatgtcGGGAGGACGTTGCATGAggtatttggatactaataaaaaaataaattacataatccgtcagtactctacgagacgaatttttaagcctaattaatctgtcattagcacatgtttactgtagcgccacattgtcaaatcatggactaattaggtttaaaagattcatctcgtaaattagtcgcaaactatgtaattaattttataattaatctatatttaatactctatgtatgtgtcaaACTTCGataggacagcgactaaaatttaagagGGACGACCAAACACCACCTTAAGTTATTGTTGCCGCAACGCAGGTCCTTCTATGACTTGTGAGAGAGGGGGTCGCCCGTAGAGAGATCAGATTTGAGACTCCACTCAAGCAGACAGATCCCATCGGCGCCGACTGCCGTGACTCGCCCAATAGTCGCGTGTGAGACCCGACCATTTTCTTCGCCGGAAAACGACGCCGTGACCGTGAGCGGCGAGACTGAGACGAGTCGGTGCCTGCCCTGCGTGCCGCACGGCTCTGGGTACCCAATGTGACCCAGCAACACGTACGAGGGAGGACTAGTGCTGCTCGCCTCGGTCGACAGCA includes:
- the LOC136456451 gene encoding cytidine deaminase 1-like, encoding MREEQAAPKPEAAATALELTGFVMSAEEAERKAAAAGVATVQDLLPLLVPSARKRARVPISHFQVGAVGLGASGRVYAGVNLEFRGLPLCHSVHAEQFLVANAAAAGESALRAVAVSHMPCGHCRQFLQEIRGAAGIQILVTSDAEQGCAPEWRTVASLLLRPFGPHDLLDENVPLVLEAHDNALGDPVVTSVANGFAPGDLDARLKEAAEAAARAAHAPYSQCPSGFAVADGDGRIYAGGCLESAAYNPTLGPVQAAIIAMVAAGGSPAGDVVAAALVEKEQAAVAQEATTRIFLDAVAPHASFHVYKYRPSDA